ATGTGTCTgcccgcaaacacacacacacacacacacacacacaacagccatGTCAGTGATCATGAACTGatatataaacacaaacataaaagTACCATGTTTTCTGGATATGTATattggtattctttgaaatagcATGTAAATACAATGAGACAGAGAATCTAAATGAAATGAATGACTCACCTGAAGTATCTCTCTTCTTCTGCTGCCTCCTTCTTACCAAACGCTCCTCCAGCCTCCCTCACTGACCCGCCTGCACCTCCTCCTTTACCAGCACCCTTACCCAACTCAcccaactacacacacacacacacacacacacacacacacacacacacacacacacacacacacaatcttttATGTATTCATTCTATAATTTGTTCTCATCTGTTCAAGAGTCATTGTAAACATtgcaaatgctttggcaatacattGTAACGTTTGTCATGCCAGTAAAGCACATTTGAATTAAAATGAACTTTGAGAGAGAGACCACAAACATAGTGAGTGTCTGTTGTGAGTTCTTTGTGATTCATTCATGGCTTTGACCGATGAAACATTCATAACCCTAACCCACTCATGTTCTTGATAATCagataaataaaacacataataAACTCAAACTGTAGTACCTGATCGGATCCCATCCGGATCTGTGAGGTGAAATATCCTCTTAAACTGCTCCTCAGCACTCGTGCCATGACCGATAATGTGTGATTAAGTGTGATATAGACGCTTTATAGTGTGTGCACTCCCTAGTGTGGATctgaacacacagacagacaaactgaCTGTCACAACAGCGCTCAACATCACTGCTGCCACATAGCGGCGGGGAGACGAATTACACTACCATTCACACTGCGCATGCGCACTAACTATCGCAACTCATCTTCCTGTTCGTCCACAAAAGCACTTCAGCCGCCATTGTAAAGACGCAGAAGTGTACATTTAATAATTTCACTGAAAATGAGGAAAAGTACAATGAGTCACAATATTATTATCAGCACTGTCTGTCTTGAACAGTCTATTAATCACTCATGATCTTCACTGAATGTTTGTCTCACAATGAGACAGACTTTTTATTGAATGATTTAATTTTATCGTCTCCAGTTACACACGTCACCTcggcaggggtgtaaaaagtactcagaaattacacttaagtatttttactcaattacttacTGTCCCATACTGATTCGAgacgggacgcatcatttcatcattaaaagcgggacgatcccgtatttaaCGGGACGGGTTGCAACCCTACGTGAGACACATGCTTTCAGGTCTCACGCTCTTTCTCTACTCAAGTAAATCTCACGCCAAATAACAAGAAAACttaattcaatataaaataaataaaacatagcaaCAAATCTCCAGTGTGTCCCAGAAACAGGATAACTAGATCTCTGGTGTACGGCAGAGCGCACAACACACACTCGATATCTCAACACCACAAATCTACTTCATATGAATCCTACAGAGAGAATCATCTCTTTTAAATCACTGGGgaagaagtcaaacctctcagACTGATAGACAAGCCCTGTCTGACATTATATACAGCACTGATGAGAGGAGATAACACCATACATCATCAGTTATAAGGCTTTTTAAAtgcacatcatcacctttactaCAGTGTATCATGTTTATTCTGTAGTAACACAGTGACAGAAAAggtatagtttcatattaaatccaTTAGGAGGAacttcatttttatattattttaagtacTTTATGTATATGTGTTTAGGCTAGTTTTTTCCATAACAAATACAAGTTTATTTCTTTAGCTACACTGACCCAACTAAAGACATGATGAGCAGTCATCCATTGTAGTGATCACACTATTATTAGGCTAACAATGCCAATTAAACAGTGGAAGAACTATTACAGGCTAAACATTCATAAGTGCAAGTATAAACTGTAGAATGAAGGGGTTTCTGGACCTCCATGAATCAGATTGTAAAAGGGTTTCAGCAAGGTTAGGAAGGACACTTCCCATAGTGCAGTGAACTGAATCGAACGAGAACTGCTGTGTGCTGGAGAACAGAGTCTGATTAATAAAGATGTTCAGTTGTTCAAAAACCAGGATGAGAATTTGCATTTTCAAGCCATGAGTTCCCTCAGGATATTCCTGTGTGTttttaaaataaggtctgtggtaaacattatttaaaatacttggacgttttgttatccaatataaattacacacagtcatacctcaaacattaaTTTGGAAGTCGCTTGTGTTTTAGAAAAAgtaagttgctaaataaggactacaacagttTTCCGTTTCACTGGGCACGTTCACTCACATgattgtggtatttgtagtctttatttagcaacttgttagcaacatttgttttttaaaacatgaattctgTAATTCATGTTACAGAATGTCCAAGTATCTTAAGTTAAGTAATGTTTATCAAAGACCTTCCAAAACTGCCATCATAAAAACCAATTGGAAAATCCCAAAtaaacccatggtgaattagtcGTCCGgattcgcctacaaattgacgccACGGTCAAAGACTATTTAGCCCAAGACGCagtacttctattaaaatgaatgggagaaattgaaatgcccaatatggtggatgtagaaaggaagtcctaccttacaggtaaaagagccaatcagcttttagatacagacatcacctgtcaatcaactcgaaatcgcgcatgcgcattagctatacaagcctgaGCTAGTATTGACACCGACTATCAcatctggagtcacgagttcgaatccagggcgtgctgagtgactccagctaggtctcctaagcaaccaaattggcccggttgctagggagggtagagtcacatggggtaacctcctcgtggtcgctataatgtggttctcgctctcagtggggcgcgtggtgagttgtgcgtggataccgcggagaatagcgtgaagcctccacacgcactacgtctccacggtaacgcgctcaacaagccacgtgataagatgcgcggattgacagtttcagacgtggaggcaactgagattcgtcctccgccacccggattgaggtgagtcactacgccaccacgaggacttagagcgcattgggaattgggcattccaaattggaaaatcaaaaaaaataaataaatgtaatctgaggtaaaagaagcacaatttatggtaCTGTTGTTGTCTGATTTTACTGCTGAATTgagatatgttctttgatcgtaatcttcaccaaccgttttggagattttggtctttctccattcaagtatatGGGAGCTGCACTTTATGCTGCTTGTTAAGAGCGTTCAAAGATGACCACCAAGTGGACAAACTTGCCTTGAAAGTGACTTTGTCATAGCTGACCAGCTCTATTCTGTCCACACAAAACTAAACtgcccatttaaaaaaataagttattatattgttttgtattgtaaaGCTCTTCACAGTAATTCAATCTtcacactgcaaaggtggcacagaagcagCATCAGAAGTGGCATttaggtgtatttacacagactgttcAATGCTtcgattaacattttaaatataaacttttgaatattgaaaaatgaaatgaatgaaaataagaaatgatacttttaaaaatgatgaaatctgtatcatgacaacaacaaagtttaaggttgctctgatgctgcatttcatttacacagaaccaaagcagcaaGTTTAGATAAGATTAAAGTTTCATGacattctattatattctactcTGCTGTACTCTATTAGTCTATATTGTACTATATTTGATTTACtctgttctttttttattgttctcTATGTTCAGTTGGTCTCTGTTCTGGAGTTTTTGCGTTAGCAGAATTAATCACACTTTACAGAACACGCAATATTAATGGTGTTGTCAAGGAAACGCGTTCCGGAAGCAGTTGACCTCGACATTCATGCACATCATCAGTGGGACTGACCCGTGGAGGAGTGCGGCTGTGACATCACTGTTTGACACTTCTGATGGCCACTTGATATTCTCAATCATTCTAACAGATGTTAAAATCATTACAGGAACTGAATTCTCATACgtcaaataaataagaaatgtattagaaaagacagacattttttaaataactttgttCATAGAGAATTGAGAGACTGGTCATGTCCCAGTTTGCATACTATTTGCCCTAGATAGTTTGCCAGATTGGAAATAGTGCATCCCATATCATAATGTATTGAATACAGGATGCCAAAGGTACACAGATCATGTAGGCTAAAGTCCTGAACATGTGAAATGATTTTGGACACACAAGGTCTTCTGGTTTTTTatcaataataaatcacaaataaaaaataatattgtattcaaAATAAGAATATACCCTCTGCTCACTTTCCAGCAACATTGAAAACACGCAGCTTTGTAATAGGTATCCTTTAAATTGAACGAATTGAAAAACCTTTCAGTCTTCTGTTGTTCACTCGTCTTCTCATCATCCAGATTCGCacgtcagagttcaccaaacttgaactttcctcAGCAGTGTAGTGTGAAATTTCTTCGCAGGAACTTGCGTTTCTGGTCTCCTGCgttcggatgcgtttgaatgggagcaTGACCGCCCCTTTCAATACTACTCTTATTATTTCGGCCAAATCTTTAAATGGTAGAAATAGTACGAGTAGCATGGTAGTATGCAACTCCAAAAAAGACATACTTTTCAGGGTACATTTTCAAAGTGTGCATGCTTCTTGTGCTACTGTTACCCACAACCCCTTGCACTTTCAACATTTTCAGTTGCAAAGATATTGAAGCTGAAGTTTCTTAACCTCGTCCACATGCgttgatgttgtattttggctacGCTATACGCAGtgcataattttaattactttaaactgactgaatactgttcacaagactctagactttcatttaagggttaaacttctgccacaccgagtcacgtgacacaacaacatgacgtcgaTTTCAGTGAATTGCTTCGACGGACACAGAACTaaaaaaagtgcctctggtaagaaatctctttaagttttttcattgaaacctgtttggttgtaaagaggagagtctctagtttcgtttgatatgccgctttaaaaaattcatttttcaaaaatgttcacaaattaattttttgtgcgtcagcacgctgataaacatgatgtccacatatgtggacactggcacaATTTCCTCAAATGttgaaaaaacacattattttgaaTAACGTTCAACATTAAcgcatctgtgggtcatttcgcttcattttaatataaattttgttatattttattttgttatcactgtacaatacgattctattcattaacattattaaatgcattcctatatttactgaacattatcacattgagaataaatgggtcaattcttgttgctttcagaggtttatatggagttaggatgaaaataaggtgcatttcaaactgttctgagaccagtgcagacagacagcacactggaggttaagtcattcactaaatagggagcaagggagcatcctatagctctctatgcagttaagtgcattcactcctaaaatctgatcaaaagttcagtttcaggctgcagatgatgtttggatcactcaacatgtttgacagacatgtgacaatgataatcagtacatagattcagaatttataatgtatcattttattttaacatgattgacagtgattggatgatgctggacattactttgaatcagaattaattatgctaatttctgatgtaatgtctgtaacgtctcaaaaacatgaataatcaacactccggcaaacatcataaactatttgatgactttctatagcttagtgttatttaaaatttcacaacttagtcccgctgtccacatatgaggacattcatttataggaaaactatttgctcttgaaatttatttatttttttgcttgtttataaggtgctactagttacaaataaaaaaggggaatgaaaaatgcacacagcagtcacactcaggtctcaggaggttgaaCATATGAACTTTTGAAGTAAACATGAATTGGTAGGCAACAAAAAGGTGTTTTATGTTCTTTCCATCACCAGTGAAGTATATACTATAAGTATGTGAATTGAGACACAAGTGTCCAGTTGAAATGGTCTGTTCTGATCAGCAGGGGTCAGTGTTCTCAACAAAATATCCACAGACATTCATGAAACATTTCTGACACAAGGTCTGATTCTGGCAGACAGAGAAAATGAATATTCATTCACATCATGTCTGCTCAGCAGGAATAATGACATCAAACAATCACTGTGTAATCTCAGTTATCTACAGTTAACTCTCTCTTAACTGTTAACAGATCATTAACCATCACACTggtactactaataataaatatgtcATTTGTAGCACCTTTCGTACATCAAATATTCCAAAAGAGCTTTACAGATGAGAATAAAAACATTTAGGAAAAACaagaatgcagaaaaaaaatgaaagacaataagagcataatattaataaaacaattctatttaaaaacGAAGAGAAATAGTTATACTGATTCTTCAGCGATATGGAACATAAATTAAGTCCGATAAAATGCCTGTCATGCCTGTTACCTTCAGggtttaaatgtcttttttatcATTAACCAGAACATTCTGAATAGAGTAAGATGTATTATATCAACCATCAAAGAGATTTCAGTATAAAGATGTGATCTAATCGGATTAAACCTGCACATAATGTTCAAAGTTCTCCGTAGCAGAAACTGTGCAATACTTTTCTCTTCTAGAACTCTAAAAGCATCCGGTGGCTTTATATGGGCTTCCGGAAGGATGTCTGTCCTCGATTATATGTTCTCTTTTCCTTCTCGCTGTTCCACTTCTGCTGTTGCCAATGGAAATGGTATCCTGGCAACCGCTGTCTGCAGAGCGATGAAGGTGAGGTCATTCTCTGAGTCTAACATCAACCCAGATTCTTTACATAAAATCACAGCAAATACTGCTCAGATCTCTGACCATAGTTCATGCACACCAATGCAAAGTGAATGCAGACAAATATCATGAACATGATGGAAAGTTCCAAGAGGTGCAGTCTCAAAATGTTCTTCTCATCAAAGATTGCAGAATTAGAACTCATGTGCATTACAGAAACATTCAGACATTGATTATAGTGAATACTGCAGGGTTGATGTCAGACGTTCGGCCTCTTTCAGACTATAAAATATATTGCAGCTGCTGTGTTGCCTATGCAGTGTAACGACAGATGAACTGTTCTTCATGGAGAACACACAGAATATTCTATGaaaggagtattccgggttcaactcAGTTTAAagagtctctcatcatttactcaccctcatgccatcccagatgtgtgtgactttctttcttctgcagaaaaaaaatgaagatttttagaagaatatttcagctctgtaggtccatacaatgcaagtgaatggtgaccagaactttgaagctcaaataaaggtaatccatacaactccagtggtttaatccatgactt
The sequence above is a segment of the Myxocyprinus asiaticus isolate MX2 ecotype Aquarium Trade chromosome 34, UBuf_Myxa_2, whole genome shotgun sequence genome. Coding sequences within it:
- the atp5if1a gene encoding ATPase inhibitor A, mitochondrial, giving the protein MARVLRSSLRGYFTSQIRMGSDQLGELGKGAGKGGGAGGSVREAGGAFGKKEAAEEERYFRQKEKEQLAALKKHHEEEIDHHKKEVERLRREIDRHEGKIRKLKHDD